The Thunnus thynnus chromosome 24, fThuThy2.1, whole genome shotgun sequence genome window below encodes:
- the LOC137177278 gene encoding SLIT and NTRK-like protein 5, which produces MHIWILKIIFLIASSLRLVEMYDNYGEICRNLCTCEEKEGILTVSCENRGIIRLTEISPVHFSMYHLLLTGNLLKKLSVNDFINYTGVTILHLGNNDISEIESGAFNGLQGLKRLHLNNNKIEVLRDDTFAGLESLEYLQIDYNYITNIESNALSKLHQLTVMILNDNLLSVLPPNIFRNVPLTHLDLRGNRLKMFPYIGLLEHMDKVVELQLEENPWNCSCELIALKAWLESIAYTALVGEVVCETPFRLHGRDLDEVSKQELCPRRPPEDTVRPAPPSSTNGYYQTTPAAVTASATSSAVFRSSSRPTKGTRQFNRTRVKPTSRIPGGNPYNYGPIIAFQTKSPVPLDCPTACTCNLQISEIGLNVNCQERKIESISDLKPKPYNPKKMYLTGNYIPVVRRSDFVDATGLDLLHLGNNRITLIHDRAFGDLTNLRRLYLNGNLMDRLTGEMFFGLQNLQYLYLEYNKIKEIDAGTFRYLPNLQLLFLNNNLLKTLPVGIFSSLSLSRLNLRNNHFQKLPVSGVLDQLKLLVQIDLFENPWDCSCDIVGMKIWLEQLSAGTVVNEVVCETPKRHTGLDLRSIQSEQLCPDYSEAYVSPTPPTDEPMDDRIVTTDAPQNFNKSSSTVPLSVLILSLLLVFIMSVFVAAGLFVVVMKKRKKSQSDRTSTNNSDVSSFNLQYSLYSNRSGPKVKAPAGHVYEYIPHPMGHMCKNPIYRSREGNTVEDYRDLHELKVTYRSTPDEERDSSTMRSPTYSVSTIEPRENPSPVQDADHFFRGILDPDKQSPHQSIPSIPAGANLEYKYTGPVSYTYNPNFDVRRQFLHPERIRETVLYGTAPSTVYVEPNRNEYLELKAKLQSEPDYLEVLEKQTTFSQF; this is translated from the coding sequence ATGCATATCTGGATCCTAAAAATAATCTTTCTGATTGCATCATCTCTGAGGCTGGTCGAGATGTATGACAATTATGGGGAAATCTGTCGAAACCTGTGTACATGCGAGGAGAAGGAAGGGATCCTGACAGTGAGCTGTGAGAACCGGGGAATCATCAGACTGACAGAGATCAGCCCAGTCCATTTCTCCATGTACCACCTCCTGCTGACAGGGAACCTCCTGAAGAAGCTGTCAGTCAATGATTTCATCAATTACACCGGGGTGACCATCCTGCACTTGGGGAACAATGATATCTCTGAGATAGAGTCAGGTGCCTTCAATGGACTCCAGGGATTAAAAAGGTTGCACCTCAATAACAACAAGATTGAAGTTCTGAGGGATGACACCTTTGCAGGACTGGAGAGTTTGGAATACCTACAGATTGATTATAATTACATCACCAATATAGAGTCCAATGCCTTGAGCAAACTACACCAACTGACAGTGATGATTTTGAACGACAACCTTCTCTCAGTCCTGCCTCCGAATATCTTCCGGAATGTTCCCCTTACGCACTTGGACCTGAGGGGGAACCGGTTAAAAATGTTCCCCTACATCGGCCTCCTGGAGCACATGGATAAAGTTGTGGAATTACAACTGGAGGAGAATCCGTGGAATTGCTCCTGCGAGCTCATTGCTCTGAAGGCTTGGCTGGAGAGTATAGCCTATACAGCTCTGGTGGGAGAAGTGGTGTGCGAGACGCCGTTCAGGCTCCATGGTAGGGACCTGGATGAGGTGTCAAAGCAGGAACTCTGCCCAAGAAGACCCCCGGAAGACACGGTGAGGCCTGCACCCCCTAGCAGCACCAATGGATATTACCAAACCACTCCTGCTGCTGTCACAGCCTCTGCCACCTCCTCAGCTGTTTTTAGGTCCTCTTCTAGGCCTACCAAGGGCACACGGCAATTTAACAGAACTAGGGTAAAGCCTACTTCACGAATACCAGGTGGTAACCCTTACAACTACGGCCCCATCATTGCTTTTCAGACCAAATCTCCTGTGCCTTTGGACTGCCCCACTGCCTGCACGTGTAATCTGCAGATATCTGAAATTGGGCTAAATGTCAACTGCCAAGAGAGAAAGATTGAAAGCATTTCTGATCTAAAACCCAAGCCATACAAtcctaaaaaaatgtatctcaCTGGAAATTACATCCCTGTGGTACGGAGATCAGATTTTGTCGATGCCACTGGATTGGATTTGCTTCACCTGGGAAACAACAGGATAACTCTGATCCATGACCGAGCTTTTGGGGATTTAACCAACCTGCGTAGGCTGTATTTAAATGGTAATCTCATGGACAGGCTTACAGgagaaatgttttttggtttgcAGAACTTGCAGTATCTTTATTTAGAGTACAACAAAATCAAGGAGATTGATGCGGGCACTTTCCGCTACCTTCCTAATCTCCAGCTGCTTTTCCTCAACAATAACCTCCTGAAAACCTTACCTGTGGGCATCTTTTCCAGCCTCTCCTTGTCTAGGCTTAATCTGCGCAACAACCATTTCCAAAAGCTGCCTGTGAGTGGTGTTTTAGATCAGTTAAAGCTGCTGGTGCAGATAGATCTGTTTGAAAACCCCTGGGACTGCTCCTGTGACATAGTGGGGATGAAGATATGGCTCGAGCAGCTCAGCGCAGGCACTGTGGTTAACGAGGTTGTGTGTGAGACGCCCAAACGCCACACAGGATTGGACCTGCGCTCGATCCAGTCGGAGCAGCTCTGCCCAGACTACTCTGAAGCCTATGTCTCACCAACTCCCCCTACCGATGAGCCCATGGATGACCGGATCGTCACCACAGATGCTCCACAGAACTTCAACAAGTCCAGCAGCACTGtccccctctctgtcctcatcCTCAGCCTCCTGCTTGTTTTCatcatgtctgtctttgtggCCGCAGGGCTGTTTGTTGTAGTGATGAAAAAGCGCAAAAAGTCACAGAGTGACCGCACTAGCACCAACAATTCAGACGTCAGCTCTTTTAATTTGCAGTACAGCCTCTACAGCAACCGCTCTGGCCCTAAAGTTAAGGCCCCCGCTGGCCACGTCTACGAGTATATTCCACATCCCATGGGCCATATGTGCAAAAACCCCATTTACAGGTCAAGGGAAGGAAACACAGTAGAGGATTACCGTGACCTCCACGAGCTCAAGGTCACATACAGGAGTACCCCGGATGAGGAGAGGGATAGCAGTACGATGAGGAGCCCTACGTACAGTGTTAGCACCATCGAGCCGCGTGAAAACCCCTCCCCCGTCCAGGATGCAGACCATTTCTTCAGAGGCATCCTTGACCCCGATAAGCAGTCTCCCCATCAGTCCATCCCATCCATCCCTGCAGGTGCCAATTTAGAGTACAAGTACACAGGGCCTGTGTCGTACACGTACAACCCAAATTTTGATGTCAGACGTCAGTTCTTGCACCCGGAGAGGATAAGAGAAACAGTGCTCTATGGCACAGCACCCAGTACTGTTTATGTTGAGCCCAACAGAAATGAGTATTTGGAGTTAAAAGCTAAACTGCAGTCTGAGCCCGATTACCTCGAAGTTCTTGAGAAACAGACCACCTTTAGCCAGTTTTGA